Below is a window of Mycolicibacterium chitae DNA.
CGGCTTCGGGACGAATCTCGTCACGCAGGCTGATCAGCCCCACCAACTTGCCGTCGACCGCCAACAGCAGCGGCGTCTCGGACTGCTTGCGAAGCTTTTCCACCCACTCGGCGGCTTTCTTGGTGACCCGCACCTTTTCCTGTTTCAGCAGCGACGGGCTGCCCAGCAACAGGGTGCGGCCATCGGCCCAGGTCCGCATGCCGAGCCCGACGAGTACCTCACACTCCTCGTGCGGCGGGATCTCGATGTGCCGTTCCTGGGTCGACCGGATCACGGCTTCGGCGAGCGGATGCCGGGAGTGGATCTCCGAGCTGGCCGCATAGGCGAGCACCTGTTCGGGGTCCCAATCCTTGTGGAAGGCAACCAGGTTGGTGACCACCGGACGACCCACGGTCAGCGTCCCGGTCTTGTCGAACACCACCGCGTCGACCCGGCCCGCTTCTTCCAGATGCGAACCACCCTTGATCAGGATGCCGCGGCGTGCGCCGTTGCCGATGGCCGCGCTGATCGCAGTCGGGGTGGAAAGGCCCACCGCACACGGGCAGGCCACCAGCAACATGGTCATCGCTCGGCGCACGTCGCGGGTGACGAGCAATGTAGCCGCCGACAACAGGAACGAGGACGGGACGAAGCGCCGCGAGAAGTTCTCACCGACCGTCTGGATCGGGGCCCGGTGCTGCTGAGCCTCCTCGACCCGGGAGATGATCCGGCCGATGGTGGTTTCGTTGCCGACGGCCTCGGCCCGCACCACCAGCCGCCCGCGCACCACCACTGATCCGGCGAAGACGCGGGCCTCGGCCGCCACGGCAACCGGCAGATTCTCCCCGGTGATCGCCGACTGGTCGATGATGGCCTCACCGTCGACCACCACGCCGTCCACGGGCAGCGCGACCTGGTCATGGATCACCACCTCGTCACCGATCCGGAGCTCGGCGGTGGCGATCTCCACCTCGGCACCGTCGGGCAACCGCACCCACGCGGTGTCCTGATTGCCCTGCAGCAGCTTCGCGATCGCGCGGCGGGTCCGGCGTAGCGTCAGATCCTGCAGGTACTCGCCGATGTTCAACAGCCACAGCACCGTCAACGCGACGACGTTCTCGCGCAGCACCAGGCTGGCGATGGTGGCCGCACTGACCAGCACATCGGTGCCTGCAGACCGGTTACCGCGCAGGGTGCGCAGCGCGCCGCGCAGGAAGGGATACCCGGTGAAGATGGTGACGCCGGTGGCCGCCAGCCGGCTGGTCGGCCCCAGCAGGGGTGGCCGCCGGAAAGCGTAGCGGCGCAGGCCCAGCAGCACCAGCGCGGTGCCGCCGACCGCCATGCGCAGCACGTCGGCATTGGTCACGTCGGCCGAGCGCGGGGCCCGGGCCAGCACTAGCTCACGGGCAACCTCCGCGGCCGTCTCGATCGCGGCGAGCACGGCGTCCTTGTCGCAGCGTTTGGGCGAATACCAGACGACGATGGACGCCGTCCGCGGATAGGCCTGCACCGCCCGCACCCCGGGCACCAGTTCCACGGCGTCCTCGATGGCTACTGCGCGCGGCGAGTCGTTACGAAACCACGGTGCTTCCAGACGGATTCGGCCCGCGGCGTCCGACAGTACGGTGAGGGCCACCATTGAGTCAGTGATCGTGGGCGTGGTCGATTACGGCGGGCGGCGGGACCTCCTCACCGATGCGCTCCCGCGCCTCGGCCATCACGTCGGCGACCTTCAACCGCGCCGATTCCGCGCCTTCTTCGGCCTTGCGCACCCCGCGCAGCGCCCACGCCGTCGCCGTCACCGACGCCTCTCTGACCGGGGCCTTGACGACCACTTTCTTGACCCCTTGATAAGCCGCGGCACCCACGGCGCCGGTGACGACGGTGGACGCCGCCTTGGCAAGAAACGCATGCAATACCATTACTCCACCCTAGTTGTGTCGGCCGTTCGATTCACGGCTAACGTGGTTGCCGGTACACGGCATCGTGACGGTCGAGTTGACCCACCGCGGCCGCTGTCGGACTTCATCTCGGAGAACGGCGGACTACGAACTCGCGTACGGCAGCAGCGCCATCTCCCGT
It encodes the following:
- a CDS encoding heavy metal translocating P-type ATPase, producing the protein MVALTVLSDAAGRIRLEAPWFRNDSPRAVAIEDAVELVPGVRAVQAYPRTASIVVWYSPKRCDKDAVLAAIETAAEVARELVLARAPRSADVTNADVLRMAVGGTALVLLGLRRYAFRRPPLLGPTSRLAATGVTIFTGYPFLRGALRTLRGNRSAGTDVLVSAATIASLVLRENVVALTVLWLLNIGEYLQDLTLRRTRRAIAKLLQGNQDTAWVRLPDGAEVEIATAELRIGDEVVIHDQVALPVDGVVVDGEAIIDQSAITGENLPVAVAAEARVFAGSVVVRGRLVVRAEAVGNETTIGRIISRVEEAQQHRAPIQTVGENFSRRFVPSSFLLSAATLLVTRDVRRAMTMLLVACPCAVGLSTPTAISAAIGNGARRGILIKGGSHLEEAGRVDAVVFDKTGTLTVGRPVVTNLVAFHKDWDPEQVLAYAASSEIHSRHPLAEAVIRSTQERHIEIPPHEECEVLVGLGMRTWADGRTLLLGSPSLLKQEKVRVTKKAAEWVEKLRKQSETPLLLAVDGKLVGLISLRDEIRPEAADVLDRLRANGVRRIVMLTGDHPDAAAVVAEQLGITEWQAEVLPDDKLAAVRRLRGEGHTVAMVGDGVNDAPALVEADIGIAMGLGGTDVAVETADVALASDDLHRLLDVRDLGGRAVGVIQQNYAMSIAVNALGLLIGAAGALSPVLAAVLHNASSVAVVANSSRLIRYELEPAADRRPG
- a CDS encoding DUF1490 family protein, with translation MVLHAFLAKAASTVVTGAVGAAAYQGVKKVVVKAPVREASVTATAWALRGVRKAEEGAESARLKVADVMAEARERIGEEVPPPAVIDHAHDH